From one Nitrospira sp. MA-1 genomic stretch:
- a CDS encoding Do family serine endopeptidase, with protein MAYSEEGVRINYLMDYWGHSGIYPIADSIPGMQYRHLELVMGMKMGNKKRKVRGHWFRQVFSPALAMWIGCAGVFAMSIGMEGTLGWAGEPSESAIERTEERTVKQGGFEDVAQAVTPSVVNITATIDIVDSRGGGVPLPFRGFGEGQPPPGIRKRQKGSGSGVILSSDGYIVTNNHVIAESRDLLVTLPDAREFSAKVVGADPETDLAVIKIQAENLPVIPWGNSSSLAVGQYVLAVGNPFGLNSTVTLGIVSALDRGGMGLARFEDFIQTDAAINPGNSGGALVNTRGELVGINTAIASQNGGYQGVGFAVPSSLARPVLEELINNGKIVRGYLGLGVQEMTMELAPWFGLKNSEGALVTDVVPGGPADKAGIHRGEVILQYQGKHVKDGQMLLEGVTRANIGEQIELGIIENGKERKVRMIIREQPPIPQVRRIRTPRVEHPLAGVEVADVDEAAIQEYELNPVTKGAVVSFLEEGCAAELAGIIEGDVIIELNMHSVESVREYSSWFNRLKKEQALLVVLVRSSRHLYVVVKSS; from the coding sequence ATGGCATACAGTGAAGAGGGTGTAAGAATAAATTACCTGATGGATTATTGGGGACATTCGGGGATTTACCCCATCGCAGATTCTATTCCGGGAATGCAGTACAGGCATCTAGAACTAGTCATGGGGATGAAAATGGGCAATAAAAAGAGGAAGGTGAGGGGTCATTGGTTCCGACAGGTCTTTAGTCCGGCCTTGGCGATGTGGATCGGTTGTGCCGGTGTTTTTGCCATGAGTATCGGAATGGAGGGAACTCTGGGGTGGGCGGGCGAACCATCAGAGTCGGCCATAGAACGAACGGAGGAAAGGACCGTAAAGCAAGGAGGATTCGAAGACGTGGCTCAGGCGGTGACCCCGTCTGTGGTCAATATCACCGCAACCATTGATATTGTTGATTCTCGGGGTGGAGGCGTGCCACTCCCGTTTAGAGGTTTTGGTGAGGGCCAACCGCCACCGGGTATTCGCAAACGTCAAAAGGGTTCAGGGTCAGGAGTCATCCTGTCTTCCGACGGATATATTGTGACCAATAATCATGTAATTGCCGAAAGCCGTGATCTCCTTGTTACTCTTCCAGATGCGCGTGAATTTTCAGCCAAGGTGGTTGGTGCGGATCCGGAAACAGATTTGGCGGTTATTAAAATTCAGGCTGAAAACCTTCCAGTGATTCCCTGGGGAAATTCCTCCTCGTTAGCTGTTGGCCAATATGTACTGGCTGTTGGCAACCCGTTTGGTCTGAATTCAACGGTGACGCTTGGTATAGTCAGCGCTCTTGACCGAGGAGGCATGGGGTTAGCCCGCTTTGAAGATTTCATTCAGACCGATGCGGCAATTAACCCTGGGAATTCAGGTGGAGCCTTGGTGAACACACGGGGAGAATTAGTTGGCATTAATACGGCAATAGCCTCTCAAAATGGAGGGTATCAGGGGGTGGGGTTCGCTGTGCCCTCTTCATTAGCAAGACCTGTGTTAGAGGAATTGATCAATAATGGAAAGATTGTCCGAGGATATTTAGGTCTGGGGGTGCAGGAAATGACGATGGAGTTGGCTCCGTGGTTTGGCCTGAAAAACAGTGAAGGGGCGCTAGTGACCGATGTGGTTCCTGGTGGACCCGCCGATAAAGCCGGCATACACCGGGGAGAGGTGATTCTTCAGTACCAAGGGAAACACGTGAAAGATGGACAGATGCTTTTGGAGGGAGTGACACGTGCCAATATTGGAGAACAGATCGAATTGGGTATTATCGAGAATGGAAAAGAGCGTAAAGTAAGAATGATCATCCGTGAGCAACCACCGATCCCTCAGGTGCGGCGTATTCGAACGCCTCGGGTGGAGCATCCGCTTGCCGGAGTGGAAGTGGCCGATGTCGATGAGGCGGCCATTCAGGAATATGAGTTGAATCCTGTCACCAAGGGAGCTGTGGTCTCATTCCTTGAAGAAGGGTGTGCTGCTGAATTAGCGGGGATCATAGAAGGAGATGTCATTATTGAATTGAATATGCATTCCGTGGAATCCGTCAGGGAGTATTCCTCATGGTTTAATCGGCTTAAAAAGGAACAAGCGTTACTGGTGGTGCTTGTCCGTTCTTCGCGTCATTTGTATGTGGTGGTGAAATCTTCCTGA
- a CDS encoding CBS domain-containing protein — MESSKTSKTDRVGTLDQDISRIRKQLEIIKRFLIDEPSPASLNEFDSTTEDILADAFGSSSPLLDTYDYAQLGEAAGLMNLPEGAPEGTTHQSQRETVRQRQRVLESGIADLEARRASLSQESRKRKGSGPNVADYMAKTVRSVSLDATLQEVGQCLQKWKIGSVLVQNGDEFLGYITETELTREVVASGTDPVTTTVKTCMREPLVTIETSDPIVEAVRLMKEKATRHLAVTESNRIVGVVSVSDIIRYYSGVK, encoded by the coding sequence ATGGAATCATCCAAGACGTCTAAAACGGATCGAGTGGGAACGTTGGATCAAGATATTTCTCGAATTCGTAAGCAGTTAGAGATCATAAAAAGATTTCTGATAGATGAGCCTTCTCCCGCATCCTTGAACGAATTTGATTCGACCACGGAAGACATTCTCGCCGATGCATTCGGAAGTTCTTCCCCGCTATTAGATACGTATGACTATGCTCAACTTGGGGAGGCAGCGGGGCTCATGAATCTTCCAGAAGGAGCGCCGGAAGGCACCACCCATCAATCCCAACGCGAAACGGTCCGGCAACGTCAGCGAGTTTTGGAAAGCGGTATTGCCGATCTTGAGGCCAGGAGGGCCTCTCTCTCACAGGAATCCAGGAAACGGAAAGGTTCCGGTCCAAACGTTGCGGACTATATGGCAAAAACTGTTCGATCTGTATCGCTTGATGCCACCTTGCAGGAAGTCGGACAATGCTTGCAAAAATGGAAAATCGGTTCCGTATTGGTTCAAAATGGGGATGAGTTCTTGGGATATATCACTGAAACAGAATTGACTCGAGAGGTTGTTGCATCCGGAACAGACCCCGTGACAACTACGGTGAAGACCTGCATGCGTGAACCGTTAGTCACCATTGAGACCAGTGATCCAATTGTGGAAGCTGTGCGCCTGATGAAAGAAAAAGCGACACGCCATCTTGCGGTCACAGAAAGTAACCGGATCGTCGGGGTCGTCTCCGTTTCGGATATTATCCGGTATTATTCCGGGGTTAAATAA
- a CDS encoding efflux RND transporter periplasmic adaptor subunit — protein sequence MDNMKILRGRGLVIFAILLSLLYMGYRIYAHNSGAATLREETLEDAVPIVAIINPKPLPPTQTITLPGNIQGWFEAPIYAQVSGYVKMWYTDYGAKVKKGDILAKINAPALDAQYRQAKADLASERALYGLAKLTAKRYLALRDKHSVSEQSISVKVAEANAQAARVNAAEQHVRNFEALIRFKTIVAPFDGVVIDRNINVGDYVNKEGTISSPSAISNLFTVADVSKVRLFISVPESFGAFLKPGLTAEVTVPQMPSRRFTAKFLTVAGGFHVSTRTAVTEFVLDNEDKALWPGSYAKVTLTTSVDSDFLTIPTSAMVFQENGTEVAMLTDNDRIHFKSITVGKILDATVEVTEGITSTDRIVNNPSAALLENEKVRIVTPAPGYDRLNTEGPAAKEVSVPMDNPAPTEAAASTE from the coding sequence ATGGATAATATGAAGATCCTGCGTGGAAGAGGCCTTGTGATCTTCGCAATTCTGCTGAGCCTTCTATACATGGGCTATCGAATCTATGCACACAACAGCGGCGCCGCTACGCTACGCGAGGAGACACTTGAAGACGCCGTTCCAATCGTGGCCATCATCAATCCCAAACCCCTACCACCAACTCAGACCATTACTCTACCAGGCAATATCCAAGGTTGGTTTGAGGCGCCGATCTACGCCCAGGTCTCGGGCTATGTGAAAATGTGGTACACGGATTACGGAGCCAAGGTGAAGAAAGGCGACATTCTGGCCAAAATCAACGCGCCGGCTCTTGACGCTCAATATCGGCAGGCCAAGGCGGATCTGGCGTCTGAACGCGCCCTATATGGTCTTGCCAAATTGACCGCAAAACGTTATCTGGCGCTCCGCGATAAACATTCCGTCTCCGAGCAGTCGATTTCGGTAAAAGTAGCAGAAGCGAACGCCCAAGCAGCAAGGGTCAATGCCGCGGAGCAGCATGTCAGAAATTTCGAGGCGCTGATTCGGTTCAAAACGATCGTGGCGCCCTTCGATGGGGTGGTGATTGATCGCAACATCAATGTCGGTGACTATGTCAACAAAGAAGGCACGATCAGTTCTCCCAGTGCGATCAGCAACCTCTTTACAGTGGCCGACGTCAGCAAGGTGCGCCTATTTATCTCTGTGCCGGAGTCTTTCGGGGCATTTCTCAAGCCAGGCCTGACGGCTGAGGTAACCGTGCCGCAAATGCCCAGTCGTCGTTTTACAGCAAAATTCCTTACTGTCGCAGGCGGATTCCATGTGAGCACCCGCACCGCGGTTACCGAATTCGTGCTGGACAACGAAGATAAAGCCCTCTGGCCTGGCTCATACGCCAAGGTAACTCTCACGACGTCCGTTGATTCTGATTTCCTCACGATTCCAACCAGCGCGATGGTGTTCCAGGAAAATGGCACCGAAGTAGCCATGTTGACGGATAACGATCGCATTCATTTTAAATCGATCACCGTGGGCAAAATCCTCGACGCCACGGTTGAGGTCACAGAGGGGATTACTTCCACCGACCGCATTGTGAATAATCCCAGCGCGGCATTGCTCGAAAACGAAAAAGTGCGCATCGTCACACCAGCACCTGGTTATGACCGCCTCAATACCGAGGGCCCTGCGGCAAAGGAGGTTTCTGTGCCAATGGACAATCCTGCGCCAACGGAGGCCGCGGCTTCAACGGAATAA
- the mgtE gene encoding magnesium transporter, giving the protein MRDLTTQTSTKVRGRGHLLNEAFFQNHHEEAARILEGYPVEDILRVLQGTSPKNAANLLACITPPVAADTLAIMPTDLLKQVVPHLSPSLAASLFQRLDDDLQRAILFRVPERYAQEIRSYMTYPEESVGRIMDPKFFVLQEESTVREAMVQVRIRAQKDVHDVYVIDRTQKLVGRISVRDLLLVDPEEKLQSVMVQDLPTIHPLESREEIVELFGERHFFTIPVVDLDKRLLGVVRNEAIIKASQEDASADLLTMVGANKDERALSPVWFSVRKRLPWLQLNLLTAFAAAFVVGMFEGTIAKFTALAVLLPVVAGQSGNTGAQSLAVVIRGLALRDIRPSQWLRVSGKEVYVAFLNGLAVSATACFAVGLWSRSLGMVFIIGLSMIISMVIAGLSGAIIPIALKALKQDPAQSSSIVLTTITDVVGFFSFLGLATLLSSLLET; this is encoded by the coding sequence GTGAGGGATCTGACCACGCAGACCAGCACAAAAGTTCGGGGAAGAGGTCATCTTCTCAACGAGGCGTTTTTTCAGAACCATCATGAGGAAGCCGCACGTATTCTGGAAGGGTATCCGGTGGAGGATATTCTGCGAGTCTTGCAAGGAACCAGTCCGAAAAATGCCGCGAATCTACTTGCCTGTATCACTCCTCCCGTCGCCGCGGATACGTTGGCGATCATGCCCACCGATCTCCTGAAGCAGGTTGTGCCGCATCTTTCGCCGTCATTGGCTGCCTCCTTGTTTCAACGATTGGACGACGATTTGCAACGGGCGATTCTTTTCCGAGTCCCTGAACGGTATGCACAGGAAATCCGGTCCTATATGACTTACCCGGAGGAATCCGTCGGTCGTATTATGGATCCAAAATTTTTTGTGTTACAGGAGGAAAGCACGGTTCGGGAAGCCATGGTCCAGGTGCGGATCAGGGCGCAAAAGGATGTTCACGATGTCTATGTCATTGATCGAACTCAAAAGCTTGTGGGCCGGATTTCCGTTCGTGACTTGCTGCTGGTGGATCCCGAAGAAAAATTGCAGTCGGTCATGGTTCAGGATCTTCCCACCATTCATCCTTTGGAGTCACGTGAAGAGATTGTCGAACTCTTTGGTGAACGTCATTTTTTTACGATTCCCGTTGTGGATTTGGACAAACGGCTGTTAGGCGTTGTCCGAAACGAAGCCATTATTAAAGCCAGTCAGGAAGATGCGAGTGCGGACCTACTCACGATGGTGGGGGCGAATAAGGATGAGCGTGCGCTTTCCCCTGTATGGTTTTCTGTCCGAAAACGATTGCCGTGGTTGCAGCTCAACCTGTTAACGGCATTTGCGGCTGCCTTTGTGGTGGGAATGTTCGAAGGAACGATTGCCAAATTTACGGCCCTGGCCGTCCTGCTTCCGGTTGTCGCCGGGCAATCAGGCAATACCGGGGCTCAATCTCTCGCTGTAGTCATTCGCGGGTTGGCTTTACGGGATATCCGACCATCCCAATGGCTCCGGGTCAGTGGAAAAGAAGTCTATGTCGCATTTTTAAATGGGCTGGCCGTCTCTGCCACAGCCTGTTTCGCCGTGGGCTTATGGAGCCGGTCGCTGGGCATGGTCTTCATCATCGGATTGTCCATGATTATTTCGATGGTCATTGCCGGGTTATCCGGCGCGATCATTCCCATCGCTTTGAAGGCACTCAAACAGGATCCGGCGCAATCCTCCTCCATTGTGTTAACGACGATCACCGATGTGGTCGGGTTTTTTAGTTTCTTAGGGCTTGCCACCTTGCTTTCAAGTTTGTTGGAAACTTGA
- a CDS encoding efflux RND transporter permease subunit has protein sequence MNQLVLIALRRPLTFVVLAILIVIFGTKSVLQTPTDVFPNIRIPVISVVWSYAGLLPSDVSGRITFYFERALTSTVEGIKKIDSKSYFGISIINIFLQEGVNLAGAEAEVAAIAQTVVKALPPDISPPMIMRLEASSVPVAMLQVTSDTLTPAELYNLAFTQIRPLLVTIPGAILPHPYGGQPKQLLVSLDQQKLLARNLTPADIFHAFDKQNKVLPAGDQKIKATDWMVQTNAMPLQVEDFNDIPIKREGNAFIYMRDVANVTLAGPPQTNAVLVEGKQAVTLVVMKSGEASTLEVVDGVKKAIPRIEKIVPKGVEVKILNDASLFVKESIADVVKEMATASALVALIVLMLLGSWRPTVIIATSIPLSILSALICLNLAGESLNLMTLGGLALAVGILVDDATVMIENIDTHIAMGKPLEEAIVDAANQIIVPTLVATLSIAIVWLPLFELSGVSGWLFAPMAKAVIFAMLSSFILSRTLVPTMAKYILADHHAPQATEAGGGGEPEKPQSFFVRFQQGFERGFDRFRERYNARLEQVILHRRTFVAISLALALASLSLFFFNGRDFFPEVKSGTMQMHMRAPLGTRIEVSSRLSSLVSKDIAQMLPGQVEGVVSNCGLPVGPHNLAFIPTPTIGSQDCDLTIDLKNEKSPVWDYRRILRKGLSERYPGTEFTFQPADLTAKILNFGSPAPIDVQINGMEMYANYEFARKLAGELRKIPGARDVTIQQTMRTPTLFVEGQRTFGLGTNLSEGEIADNLLLSTSGSQQIDQQYWLNHKTGISYQINIYTPQPQLTSIKNLMTVPVDQNNLDSSQDNVQLLGNVTTHSMIGTPGLISHANIMPLFNIYVSAEGRDLGGVLADVEKAAKSLEDELPRSAALEIHGQAETMYEAYVELIVGLIFAVVLVYLLIVVNFQSWLDPFIIITALPGALAGIAWALFLTHTNISVPALTGAIMTMGTATANSILIVSYARERLEMHGDAMLAAVEAGKARIRPVLMTASAMIIGMLPMSMGNSPNAPLGRAVIGGLMVATVFTLFFVPCVYAIIYNRRGARQKDHG, from the coding sequence ATGAACCAACTTGTCCTTATTGCCCTCCGAAGGCCTTTAACCTTCGTCGTTCTTGCCATCTTAATCGTGATATTCGGGACGAAGTCGGTGCTCCAAACGCCAACCGATGTCTTTCCGAATATCAGGATTCCCGTCATCTCCGTTGTCTGGTCCTACGCAGGCTTGTTGCCGAGTGATGTATCCGGTCGTATCACGTTTTACTTTGAACGGGCGTTGACCTCGACCGTCGAGGGCATCAAGAAGATTGACAGCAAATCCTATTTCGGCATCAGCATCATTAATATCTTTCTTCAGGAGGGAGTCAACCTTGCCGGCGCCGAAGCCGAGGTTGCGGCGATTGCGCAGACTGTCGTGAAAGCGCTGCCGCCAGATATTTCCCCACCAATGATTATGCGTCTGGAAGCGTCCTCAGTGCCGGTCGCGATGTTGCAGGTCACCTCAGACACATTGACACCCGCAGAGCTCTATAACCTTGCCTTTACTCAAATCCGTCCCCTTCTTGTGACTATTCCCGGGGCCATCTTGCCACATCCTTATGGGGGACAGCCGAAACAGCTTCTGGTCTCGCTTGATCAGCAGAAATTACTTGCTCGTAACCTTACCCCAGCAGATATTTTCCATGCTTTCGACAAGCAGAACAAGGTGCTGCCGGCTGGCGACCAAAAGATTAAGGCCACCGACTGGATGGTCCAGACAAACGCGATGCCGTTGCAGGTCGAGGATTTTAACGATATTCCGATCAAGAGAGAGGGAAACGCCTTCATTTATATGCGTGATGTGGCCAACGTGACCCTCGCCGGCCCTCCACAAACGAATGCCGTGCTGGTGGAAGGCAAACAGGCCGTCACCCTCGTCGTCATGAAGAGCGGGGAGGCTTCGACGTTGGAGGTGGTCGATGGGGTCAAGAAGGCGATTCCTCGCATTGAAAAGATCGTGCCCAAGGGCGTAGAGGTTAAGATTCTCAACGACGCCTCGCTTTTCGTGAAGGAATCGATCGCGGATGTGGTAAAAGAAATGGCGACGGCTTCCGCGCTGGTGGCTCTTATCGTCCTGATGTTGCTGGGCTCATGGCGGCCAACCGTTATTATCGCCACTTCGATCCCGCTCTCCATCCTGTCCGCACTCATCTGCTTAAACTTAGCAGGAGAGTCGCTGAATCTCATGACGTTAGGAGGATTGGCGCTGGCCGTCGGCATCCTCGTCGACGACGCGACGGTGATGATTGAGAATATCGATACCCATATTGCCATGGGTAAACCCCTTGAGGAGGCGATCGTGGACGCCGCCAACCAGATTATCGTCCCCACGTTGGTTGCCACGTTAAGCATCGCGATCGTCTGGCTCCCGCTCTTTGAGCTCAGCGGCGTATCCGGCTGGCTGTTTGCACCAATGGCAAAGGCGGTCATTTTCGCCATGCTCTCATCGTTCATCTTGTCGCGTACGCTGGTGCCGACCATGGCAAAATATATCCTCGCGGATCACCACGCGCCGCAGGCCACTGAAGCCGGTGGAGGGGGCGAACCGGAAAAACCCCAGAGCTTCTTCGTCCGCTTCCAGCAGGGTTTCGAACGCGGCTTTGACCGGTTCCGTGAGCGCTATAATGCCCGTCTCGAACAGGTAATCCTCCATCGTCGCACCTTCGTCGCCATCTCTCTCGCACTCGCGCTTGCCTCCCTTAGCCTGTTTTTCTTTAATGGGCGGGATTTCTTCCCTGAGGTCAAGTCGGGGACAATGCAGATGCATATGAGGGCACCGCTCGGTACGCGTATTGAGGTCTCAAGCCGTCTCAGTTCTCTCGTTTCGAAAGACATCGCGCAGATGCTTCCCGGGCAGGTTGAAGGGGTCGTCAGCAATTGCGGCCTGCCGGTCGGACCGCATAACCTCGCTTTTATTCCGACCCCGACGATCGGGTCGCAGGATTGCGACCTGACGATCGACCTGAAAAATGAAAAGTCACCGGTTTGGGACTATCGGCGTATTCTCCGCAAAGGTCTAAGTGAGCGGTATCCAGGAACCGAATTCACATTTCAGCCGGCTGATCTGACCGCCAAAATTCTCAATTTTGGCTCGCCCGCGCCGATCGATGTGCAGATTAATGGGATGGAGATGTACGCCAACTACGAGTTCGCACGAAAATTGGCAGGAGAGCTTCGCAAGATTCCCGGCGCCAGGGACGTGACGATACAGCAGACGATGCGCACGCCGACCCTTTTCGTTGAAGGCCAACGCACGTTCGGTCTTGGCACAAACCTGAGCGAGGGGGAAATCGCCGACAATCTGCTGCTATCCACTTCGGGTAGTCAACAGATTGACCAGCAATATTGGCTCAATCACAAAACGGGTATCTCCTATCAGATCAACATTTATACGCCGCAGCCTCAGCTCACGAGCATTAAAAATCTCATGACGGTCCCTGTCGATCAGAACAATCTCGATTCGTCGCAAGATAACGTACAACTACTCGGTAATGTGACGACGCATTCAATGATCGGAACGCCCGGCCTGATTTCGCACGCGAACATTATGCCCCTGTTTAATATCTACGTGTCTGCCGAAGGGCGCGACCTCGGAGGGGTTCTGGCGGATGTCGAGAAGGCTGCCAAAAGCCTGGAGGACGAGTTGCCACGCAGTGCAGCGCTTGAAATTCATGGGCAAGCCGAAACCATGTATGAGGCGTATGTTGAGTTGATTGTCGGTCTCATCTTTGCCGTCGTGCTGGTGTACCTTCTGATCGTTGTCAACTTTCAATCTTGGCTGGACCCCTTTATCATTATTACCGCATTGCCCGGGGCTTTGGCGGGTATTGCATGGGCATTGTTCCTGACCCATACGAATATTTCCGTGCCGGCGCTGACGGGGGCTATTATGACGATGGGCACAGCAACCGCCAATTCGATTCTTATCGTATCGTACGCCCGCGAACGGCTCGAAATGCACGGAGACGCGATGCTGGCTGCTGTCGAAGCCGGGAAAGCCCGCATCCGTCCGGTGCTGATGACGGCATCGGCCATGATCATCGGGATGTTGCCGATGTCGATGGGCAATTCCCCCAATGCGCCGTTGGGTCGGGCTGTCATCGGCGGTCTGATGGTCGCGACCGTGTTTACCCTGTTTTTCGTGCCTTGCGTGTATGCCATCATCTACAACAGGCGAGGGGCTCGCCAAAAGGACCATGGATAA
- the sthA gene encoding Si-specific NAD(P)(+) transhydrogenase, whose product MTHQFDFDFLCIGSGPAGQRAAIQAAKFRKRVGVVERRQCAGGVCIELGTIPSKTLREAVLSFMATNHPFVQETRNRERHRPTAEQLFSRVQFVRNREVDVVEDQLWRNDIELISGEAAFTDAHTLVIHTEQGTKTVTAENILLAVGTVAAPPPGTGVDGEIIVTSDEMAHLTSLPKRLVVVGGGVIGMEYASMFAALEIDVTVVDKREHLLEFLDNEIVEELIHQMRNRDVTFRLGETVGALTIAEGPPKQAVIQLESGKRLVSDMVLYSAGRIGATDRLNLAGAGLIADARGRLAVDEDFRTQVPHIFAAGDVIGFPSLASTSAAQGRRAACHAFGVSAGPMDTHFPFGIYAIPEISMIGAHEHELTEKKIPYETGVARYKEIARGQIMGDDNGLLKMLFHRETRKLLGVHVIGTGATELIHIGQAVLELGGGLDYFLDRVFNYPTLAECYKVAALNAFNKLSQIG is encoded by the coding sequence ATGACTCATCAATTCGATTTTGATTTCTTATGCATCGGCAGCGGCCCGGCAGGCCAACGAGCTGCGATCCAAGCCGCTAAGTTCAGGAAGCGGGTGGGAGTGGTTGAACGTCGGCAGTGCGCGGGGGGGGTATGCATAGAACTCGGAACCATTCCCAGCAAAACCCTACGCGAGGCCGTGTTATCCTTCATGGCTACCAACCATCCGTTTGTTCAAGAGACAAGAAATCGGGAACGGCACCGTCCCACAGCGGAACAACTCTTTTCCCGTGTGCAATTTGTCCGCAACCGGGAAGTCGATGTTGTGGAGGATCAGCTTTGGAGGAATGATATCGAACTCATTTCCGGCGAAGCCGCCTTTACCGATGCCCATACCCTCGTTATTCACACAGAACAGGGAACGAAAACGGTCACTGCTGAGAATATTCTGCTTGCCGTCGGAACCGTAGCCGCCCCGCCGCCTGGTACCGGCGTGGATGGTGAAATCATTGTTACCAGTGATGAGATGGCTCACCTCACATCTCTGCCCAAACGTTTAGTGGTTGTCGGAGGGGGCGTCATCGGGATGGAGTATGCCTCCATGTTTGCCGCACTCGAAATCGACGTAACCGTGGTGGATAAACGAGAGCATTTACTGGAATTCCTCGACAATGAAATCGTTGAGGAACTCATTCATCAAATGAGAAACCGGGATGTGACCTTCCGATTGGGAGAAACCGTGGGCGCATTGACTATTGCTGAAGGCCCGCCCAAACAAGCGGTGATCCAATTGGAGTCCGGGAAGCGCCTCGTGTCCGACATGGTTCTGTATTCCGCCGGGAGAATCGGCGCAACCGACCGATTGAATTTGGCTGGAGCGGGTCTTATCGCGGATGCCCGGGGGCGCCTCGCAGTTGATGAGGATTTTCGAACCCAGGTCCCCCATATCTTTGCCGCCGGGGACGTGATTGGGTTCCCCAGTCTCGCCTCCACTTCTGCCGCGCAGGGCCGACGGGCGGCGTGCCATGCCTTTGGAGTCAGTGCCGGTCCGATGGATACGCACTTTCCCTTCGGCATCTACGCCATTCCGGAGATTTCCATGATCGGCGCGCATGAACATGAGCTGACGGAGAAAAAAATCCCTTATGAAACCGGAGTGGCTCGCTATAAGGAAATCGCCCGTGGGCAAATTATGGGGGATGACAATGGTTTGCTCAAGATGCTGTTTCACCGGGAGACCCGGAAGCTTCTCGGTGTCCATGTGATCGGCACGGGTGCCACGGAACTCATCCATATCGGGCAAGCGGTACTGGAATTAGGGGGTGGGCTGGACTATTTTCTTGACCGGGTCTTCAATTATCCGACACTGGCCGAATGTTACAAGGTGGCCGCCTTAAATGCCTTTAATAAACTTTCACAAATAGGTTAG